aaaaagcttttgaaTTATGTCCTAAAATTAGACAAGAACAACAAGCAGTCAAAAGAGCTCTTTTGTCGGTAGAAGCGGCAACTTTTGGGAACTCAAGACTGAATAATTATTATTACAAACAAGAAATAGAACATGCACCCACATTCATTGACTAAGACACGTAGAGAAAGCTCTTACCTTGTTTTTgatcttcctttattttttcaagttttttgatCAACCGTGCTCTCTCAATTTTGACATATATCTGCATGATAAAACTAGCTATAGAAACCacgaaacaaaaatagattgcTGACGCATATAAGCTGCGATGGAGTTTGATTTCATATATTTACCTTCCCATCGGCGAAAGAGTTAAGCATCATAATTAACCCCTAAGTATTTGGGGCAAAAGTGAAGAAGAGACCAAAACGAATGCAAAAACCCGATGACAGCAGTAAATAGAAGAAAGACAGAAGGATGATAGAAATACTCAATGGTAAAATCGCTTCCGTCCCCAGCCAGAAGGGACGCTTGCCGTACAAAGGTGCTGGAATCGTGCTGCATTGCTAATTGCTTGCCGCAAGGCTCAACCCAGCAAACAAACAACTCAAAAAGTGGGatacaaattgcacaattaaacAGAGAGAGGCTGAGCACATAGCAATTAGCAGATATTTACATACCAAGAGTTGGACCAAATAACAAATGCACAGGCAATCCGATTCAACCCCTGTCGATTATCCAGAGCAAGGTACCGAGAGAACTTTGTGCGTGTTGCAATGTTTTTAATCCACCAGCGAGGAAACTGCTCCACATTCAAAAACCGCTGCGGTTTCTCCATTGGGGTCACGTTTTCCACCTCGAAAGGTCGTGGCCCGCGGAGAGAGGGGacgcttaaaaaaaaaaaaaaaaaaagagttttagtggattttttttttttacaagaatTGATTAGTTTCaataattgctcttcatgaTCAATGAAGAATTCGATTTTTTTCATCAGCCGGGCTTTAAAGTAATGAACGTCACAAACTTTTTCTAACActaatttttgtcaaattaaatgtttttaatatttttaacagctcttttattttcagaatattaattGGTTTTCAAGTACGTGGTAAAAAAGGCCttcaaataatggaaaaaaattaattttttgcgTTACCTCGAATTTTCCCTACATTTGAATTAAGTCATTGACAATGAATTAAGTCATTGACAATGGCATTGCAACATTAACTAAAAGTAGTAAAGCTTGTATTTCTAAACactttaaattgaaaattaaattctctaaagaaaaaaactatttactTCTCATAAATAATCGGCCTTGTTAATAAAGAcctcaagaataattttaaaGTGATCTTATAATTATTGATGTATTAAGTTGGAGAAAAGTAACGTCCCTCGAGGAGATAAAAAGTGCATTTATCTTATTGAAATGAAGGTCCTCAGAAACCGGGTGCTCATTTCAAATGCGAgatgaaataaaagaataacatTCATTAGCCTTTACTTTTGGGAGAGGTAATTTTATCCCCAGTGTTAGGAAAACACAAGCACCGTCAGAATTTGTAATGCGAAACAAAGTTTAGTAACAAGGCTCTCACTTCAGTCCGAATGAGTGCCCATTTTGTGCAGATACCTGTTCCACTGGTACAAGTTCCTACCCTTGAAAGCCCACAAATCTTCAATTAAAAcaggaggaaagaggaaagatcaaaagatcaaaaCGCACTCCAATGCAGAAAGTGCATTCAGTATATCCTTACACGACACAAGGTCTAGATCCGGTCCATCTACAAAATATGCAGTCAAATTTAGAATAGCTGCACGAGAAATCTATAAGGAATATCTTCAGTCTCCACTTCAGAGCATAATGGGAAACAGCATTTTTCAACTTCTCTTCCTCGATGAGAGGAGACTCAAGGCGAGAGAGATCATTCATTCAACTAGGGCATCTTCAAGCTCTAAAAGTAGCCTTATGAACCTTGGTTTCCTTGTGGACTTGTTGGCAACGTTTCTCAACAAGATCAAGGAGCTTTTCCAAATTTGTCACCATCGAGTTTAGGATGTCATTACTCTCCTTTCTCATTTGGAGACATAGAACTCACATCAGCTAGCTTATCTGTTGCCACCATGTCATTACTCTCCTTTGTCATTTGGAGACACAGAACTCACATCAGCTAGCTTATCTTTTGCCACCAAGACCTGGAAACAGCCATTATGGAGAGATGCTTCTCAGCTTCCTAAAATGGTAATACAAAACTAATAGGTCATGCAATAGAATATAATACAAGCTTGGATAATTATCATTATACAATCTTTCTATTAGATGATAGTATTGATTTTATCGATTGAGGCATGCGAACGATTAAAACGCTCTTCAACAGCAGCAATAGAAACCTGAGAAGAGAGCTCTTCTCCTTGAGTGATTCAGCTACGTAGGTTTTCTAAACACATTAAGAAAGCTCCAACAGTGGGATATACTTTTATATGCCGGGAATGGTGAGTGATAATACTAGTAGAAAAAACTTGCTGAACTATTATAGCAATAGAGCACAGCTCCTCCCACCCTTCCAAAGGGCATCGAAATTTCAGGCTCCATGGGACAAGAAATGGTTTCACAATACCAGACAATCACACagctaaaaattttatgagTAAAAGTTGACTAAGCCAAGCGCACACATATATGTCGGTCAGAAATGTTTATGGAACGAAACTACAAAGACAACATTCTCAATTCCATGACAAGCCTTCGGCTTTCAAGGCACCTGAACCTCGTTTCCACTATTTTAGAATTTGTATCCAAGTCCGGCAACCATGTCCCAATCAAGGATTACAGGCAGAGAGGCTGCTCAGGGTTAAATGTGGGGTCttgaaaatcattcataaagatgactttgattaaaaaaaaaaaaaaacataaaccaaTGTTCCCCATAATCAGATCTAAATACTAAGGCATCACAGCTCTGGAAGTCTCTTTAAAAATAATCCTCGGGTAATACTTTGAAACAACAATAATATTCTGCAGAAAATAGAGTGAGTCACAAATGACAAAGTTATGTAATTACACATTTAATGATTCTCTGTCTAAGATTTTCTGCTGCCTTCTCAACAAGTGCAGCTCCGAGCatgtttttctcattctcaaattcatctttAAAAGTACTCCGAAGAACAGTCATTGGGATAGCCTCCAGTGTGACCAATTGTTTCAGAAGCAACCTGCGTTAAAGTAACAAAGGCATGGTCAACCAAATTCTATGGCACGTTATTGGGATGTTGCAAGATGTACAACCAATTACCCAGAACAATTCAAAAATGGTACCTGAATTGGGTAATATATGAGAGATTTTGATCCTTAAAGCGGCATTAAGAAGGCTTGCCTACATAGGATTATGTGGTGATAGAACCAAGTACCAGTAGATTTTCCTTAGAACCTACAGCCGTGCCTCAAAACACTCAAGAAGACTCAACAACAATAGAGCTTCACCGGTATCAAGCAAGCCTGGTTTCCCTCTACCGTGTGGCCTTATAGCATCAACATATCTTGAGGTAATTGTTGTTATGTGAGTAATACCTACATCATTAACAACATGAACACTAGGTAAACTGAGATGTATGTTTAGATCCATTAAGCACATCTTGATCGTCAGAGTTTGCTAGctagaaaggaagaagagtATGTACCAACTAAATAAAGCCATACAAGTTCATGGTTTGAACCCTAACTTGAATACCAGGTAGCGATTGATCGGTGAAAACAATTTAGTTAAAAGATAGTGGACACAACATAAAAGTTTCTACCTGCAATTTAAACCCATCATAGAAATGTTGGACAAGGAAAAATCAATTACAAGATCAGTGACAACGAGTCGACTTCTAGTTACTGCAATTTCCGGCATAAAGTCAACAGCTTCTGCTATAAGACCCTGTTCTTCCTTTACTTTTGCAATCTTCTTAATCAACCGTGCTCTCTCAATTTCGACATATATCTGCATAACAAAACTAGCTATAGAAACCacggggaaggaaaaaaaaaagattgctcaTAAATATAATCTGCAATAGGGTTTCATTTCACATTTTAACCATCACAGGGCGATAGAGTAAAGTGTCCCAATAAGCTCTATCATTGTCTCAAAATCAGGTGTCTGGTTAATATATTGCATAGTCTGCTACACCATTGCTGTCACAGGTTGATGAGAAAACAGCGACACGTTTGTCACCATCTAATCAAGTCAATGACTTGATTCTGTCTAGAGCACAATTATTAGAGTTGAAACTGATTTGATTAACAGCACGGAAAATGTTTCATTCTAGCATGGAGAAATAgtcaaaaagaaatcaaaagggATAATAGGAAGGTGCAATATGAATACGGTATACGTATCAAGAGAATCCCAGCCAATTGAAAACTTGCAAACGGCACAAGCACCATTATCCTCATAAAGGACATATCATGAAACATGTCCTGTACTAGACCCAAAAAGATGTATGTGATTCATACGAAGGTAGAAGAACAAGAATCAGTAAAAATCTGGGGCAATCTTGTGAAAGAATCAAGAAACAAAAGGTGAGAAACGGAAGAGAATTCCACAATCCTAGATTCCAGTGGATTCCACCATACTAGATTCTAGAGGATTCCACCATAGTAAAACACAAGCCCTAAGATTAAGATCTTGAATCTTGATGGATTGCCTAGAGCCAATTTCCATATAGATATGCCGAGGACATTCATTTTTCAGATAGTCATACATAGATGTCACATCATAGCTACACAAAACAACAGTTGAAGATCTATCAGTTCGCATATGGGAGGCAGTCCCTGCAGTATAAATACATATAAATTTAACCCGCAAGTTAAATGTTGTTAAGACCAATCCCACATGATTGAAATCGGAACATGCTTTGGATCAATGATCATAAGACTCTACAGAAAATTAAGTTCTAAAGAAATAGattgttaatctttttttctgtACTAATACCTACATGTTATCctttaaaaaagggaaatgaagcTCAAATGTATAAATCAAAAGCACAAGAGCCACCACAATAGAAGCACACCATTGAGGAAGCTCCTGTAACTCTCGAGAAAGCTATCTAGAGAAGCATTGGGGCAAAAGTACAGAAGAGAGCAAAACGAATGCAAAACCAGACGATGGCAgtgaagagaagaagacaagaagatgaaagaagtaGACAAGGTAAAGAGCTATATGCTATGATGCAAAAAATGAACTCTGTCCCTAGCCAGAAGAGATTCTGCCATACAAAGGTTAGGGCATTGTGCTCCACCGCTATTTGTGGAGGCACAGTAGACCTCCTATTTACCCTACCCTCTCATGAATGTAGAGACCACTTCCAACTCCAGCAATAAAAGGTTAATCCGGTTGAAAGCTtatggactctcccaagtctgTATGGAAAGTATCTTCAGCCTTGTCATAACCAGCCATTAAATCTTCCATGCAATCTAATTCAGGATGAGGGCAACACCTCATTCTCATTTTAAGTCCCCTTGTATTTCCATGCCCAAAGTTAGCTTGACTTAGCAGGTTTGGCCTTTAGATATTGTTTTAGACGTACAATGGGTCATGCACAATGAGAACTGGGGCTTCATTTGACTTACGATGATATTGAGTCCCAATTAAATAGGCAAACTTGGATATTTGGGACCAGGAGCGAGAATCCCATTCTCCATCTCCAATGATCACTTCTGATCAAAAGCTGGAATGATTGATGTGACCAACTTCCATCTTTTAAATTGCATCCTAGACAGATAGCAACCTAAAACCAACTTTTAAGGTAAAGATCTCACATAGGTATAATTAATAGCCACCAATCATCATGCTCTAACTAATCCAGAGGAACTTATCAGCATTCAGCATACCATAACAATGAAATACCATCGACGAAGAGCAAAAATTCCACTAGCTTTTCACCTAAAAGCAGAGATGAGAAGGCAAATACTTGGACATAGGTTAACCTCGATGACGACATTCACCTTCTAATAATGTGTGTAAGACATTTCTTTCATTACAAGAAAGTTTGGGAGCAACTAAATACAGGTAAAACAAATTTAAATGCATGAATATCCAAGTATCAGTGTCATCAAATAATTGTGACTCCTTTATATCACTTGAAGGGGAAGGCAGAGACAAAAGTTCAAGCCCCAAGAACCAGGTAGGTGACCAAACACAATAATCTTGGCTCGCGCTTTTTTAATATTCCTTTCTCCGACAAACGTAACACATGCTGTGTTCGTGCAAGGGAGAAACTCAGCAGCAAACCCTTATTGCAATTACAACCCGTACTCAATAgttcatttttaattgattgCATATTAGTTTGTCGGTGGGTGGATGAACATCTACCCCTGAATTAGTATTACAAATCGCTCCTCCAGTACCcaatctcaatttcttttctcctcaGTTTCTTTGTTATGCAATAAGTATAATAAGCAAGGCAACGAGGAAATACCTATCCATCTCTATAAAAGATAATGCAAACCCCCAAAAACATATCTACTAAAAGcgagaataaaaaacaaagaggagCCTCAACTCCAACTTCACTAAACCACGAAAAGGcgataaaacaaaataaaactacTTGACTAAGACAAAGCGCCTTTTTCTCTTTGTCATCATAGACCAAGGATATTATCTAATTTTACAACCCTTCACTCCCACACGTTTAACTTCAATTCCAAAAGGAGGTGGGCCCATCTTGTAAAAGTACAAGTTCAAAGTATTTTCCTAGATAGTACCCCAAACAACAATGTCCAGCTTATCCACAGAACTTTGTGCACTACTTTCCTACTCAGCTCATCCATATGCCACAACTACTGACTTCTACCTATTGAGTTCGCTCTCTCCTCCAAAGCTAAGCAGTCAAGTGCTGAAGACTCGCTGATATGCTACGAGAAAAGATATCTCCCCAGGCTAATCTCTTTGCTTTATTACATATCTCTTCGTATACACATACAGAGGCGCCACCATTAGACTTCCACAGGAATATCAGCCCCAACCTTCCTTCCATCatcattcaagaaaaaagagaaagaagaagtacCCAGATAGGCAAATCAAGCATCGAAATTGGAAAAGGGAGCTCGAGGAATAGGCACAAAAGTCCGCGGCGCCATTGTTCgagcctctcttcttctttctataaCTGGTCCTATCCATCGGATCTATTGCAGTACACTAGACGAACAGAAACATCGCCGAGAACACCTGAAAATCGGGGGAAATATGTGGAAAATCCCATCAATTCCCAGAAAACTGACGAAAGAAAAGCAATCAATGTCATCATGGCACAAAGTAAACGCTAAGGGAGTTACCACCAAAGAGAATAGTGTCGTCACGGTGATTTCAAAGAGCCAGCTCCCAAGCAACGAGTCCCGGAAGATGTAGAAGGCACCGCTAAGAAATCAATACCGCCATCCCAACTATCTGCAATTGCAAATTTACGACATGAGATGGATTGACTCTAAACTTCAAATGCGATTGATGGATCATCTGCATCACGCCCTACACATTTACTACTAAGAAAACTAAAATCTCCAATCCCAACAATCGATGAGCTCGCGCGCTGGAGCGACGTGGTTCTAAAATGCAGATGAAGCTGAGAGACCACCGGAAAGACGCGTGCGTGCGTTTACCTGGAGCGGATGGAGAGGGCGTTGCCAGCCGTGGCGTCgcctcgtcgccgtcgccgtcgtcgtctcCGTCGCGCCGACCGACCTGCCCGCCTGCGGTGGATGGGCGGTGCGAACGGTGGAGAGAGATTCCATGAACATCGAGCCCTCGTTCTCTTCCCCCCTCCCCCGCTCTTGACGTGCGCTGCGGTGGAATTCCAAGTATTCCGGATGGAGCTGGGACTCTTTCAAGCCAAGTTCTCTCATCTGCGTACGCCTAAAATTCGACACGTCGGGCGATTCTTTGAGAGATGGGCTTTCAAAAATACGGAAATATCGCAAGTGTTTCAAGTCTGACAAATTCGGAAAGGCTTTCAATTTTCCACAGCGATCAATATAAAGCGTCCATAGTCCAATGGGAAGCTCTGGGACACATTCAAGCCGACGGCAATCGTGAAGAAAGAGTATCTTGAGACGGGTTAGTTGGGAAAGATGGGGCAAAGACTGCCCCTGGCAGGTGATCCATAGTTCCGTTAAGCCGGAGGGCAGTTCAGGTAATTCTTGAATCTTTTTACAACGTGAAATGAGGAGCTCCTCTAGCGCAATCAATTTGCATATATTACTAGGTAGTCGCTCCAGGTTTTCGCAATCCCAAGCTTCCAACTTTTGGAGTTTTGTCAACATTCCAATGGCATCGGGCAATTCCGTAATGCTAGTTCCCCAAATATACAAGATCCTCAGATTTTGCAAATTCCCAATGCTTTCAGGTAATTTTGTAATCGATGTCCCTTTTAAGTCTAGCTTGACCAATGATGCCATATTTCCAATAGAGTCGGGGATCTCTGTTAATGAGCGGCAGAAACCTAACTTCAACCTTTGTAGAGATGCTAGATTGCCTATGGAGCTggggatgtggactaaatttaaACAATCATAAGCAATAATAACCTTGAGCTCCTTCATGGCACCAATGGATTCAGGCAATTTTGTTAAGCCAGTTTCACAAATATTCAAGACcctcaaattttgcaaattcccAATGCTTTCGGGTAATTTCGTAATCGATGTCCTTGCTAAGTCCAAGTCGATCAATGATGCCAGATTTCCAATAGAGTCGGGGATCTCTGTTAATGAGCGGCAGCCACCTAACTCCAACCTTTGCAGAGATGCTAGATTTCCTATGGAGCTGGGGATGTGGACTAAATCAACACAATCATAGGCAATAATAACCTTGAGCTCCTTCATGGCACCATTGAATTTAGGAAGTTGAGAAATTTTACAACGATTGAGAGATAGACGCTCCAACTTCATTAAACAACCAATAGAAGGATGAAGCTCTTCCAGATTCACACAATTTGCAAGAGTCAAAATCTCCAACCTTTGGAAAGTGGACAAGTTGGGAGTTCTTTTCAAAGATCGACACCACATGAGGTCGAGAACTTTGAGCTCAGTCACCATctggaagaaagaaaggatatGTCAATGTAATTGGATTGTTGCAACTTGTGATTTTCTGCTACTCCTTATgttttcgattttttagaaTTCCTCAAAAATTACCCGTGCTCCTCTACTCCTTCGCAGTTgtcttatttaatttaaaaatgcctCTTTTAGTAATGTTTGGCCACGTCAATAGATAAATGTTTTTCAAGCACATCAATTGCAAAAGAATATTAGAGTGTACGAGTGCTAACTGCATTTATTttcgaataaaatttcaaaggagatattttctgattaaaCATAAGCAACTTTAATTATCAAAAACCAGATGACAAATTCAAATCGAAGAGAGATACATTCATCGGGCACCATGTTTTCCTTCAGTAGTatcaaattaaagagaaatagctagtttaattatgaaaatcaattttcaaatttacaagGAAATAAtaagttatgttaaaaaaaaaaatacttcaatgCCTTCTTTATGTCTTACCTTGAGTAGATCCCATCCTCCCCACTCCTCCGAAATGGCACTCTTTGATAGATCGAGTACAACTAATTTCTTCAGGTGAAAGTTGTCCGCAGCAAAATTTAATGGACAGTACTTCCACCGAAGCCATCTTAATTCAAGAAGTAAGCTTTGGAAATCTCCGGTGAAATCCACACCATCTGCTTGGAGGAACCTCAAGTTGGtcattttttaaagttgtttGGCTGTGTATGTTCTTCCCATACCACATTTGCCAAGGGAAAGGGCCTCTATCTTTCTAGTACCCTACATTTTGGAAACATTGTGGACCATAAATTTTGAATGATGAGATGAGACCAACTGACATAAGATGAAGTGCATTGATTTCAATTTGCTGTCATACTACTATGGCATATAGGCTCCTCCCTTTCAAATTTGTGAAATGCAAGGTTGTGATTGCATCCCATTTATCTAATCTATGTAGAGATGTGAACTCAAGCGGTTGTATCCAAACTTTTTCCTCATCCAAATATGCCTTTCGCAATTTGGACCTTCTAAATTTCCAAGATTGCGTCCATTTGCAACTGCAATGGAAGGCCTCTCTTCATGTACACACTAATTCAAATATATCTATCAAAATTCATGCCCTTTGTATGCGAAATAACACTACCTTTACTCCTATTTTGTATATGTGAACCAATACAACTCTAACTGCCCAAATACATCAATCAAACTTGCCATTGATATAAGTATCAAATTAAAGAATCCCAATTGTAGAATCCCCTCACTTTTTGGGTCTACTTTGTTTGCGATTCt
This genomic stretch from Eucalyptus grandis isolate ANBG69807.140 chromosome 3, ASM1654582v1, whole genome shotgun sequence harbors:
- the LOC120291700 gene encoding disease resistance protein TAO1-like — protein: MTNLRFLQADGVDFTGDFQSLLLELRWLRWKYCPLNFAADNFHLKKLVVLDLSKSAISEEWGGWDLLKMVTELKVLDLMWCRSLKRTPNLSTFQRLEILTLANCVNLEELHPSIGCLMKLERLSLNRCKISQLPKFNGAMKELKVIIAYDCVDLVHIPSSIGNLASLQRLELGGCRSLTEIPDSIGNLASLIDLDLARTSITKLPESIGNLQNLRVLNICETGLTKLPESIGAMKELKVIIAYDCLNLVHIPSSIGNLASLQRLKLGFCRSLTEIPDSIGNMASLVKLDLKGTSITKLPESIGNLQNLRILYIWGTSITELPDAIGMLTKLQKLEAWDCENLERLPRAVFAPSFPTNPSQDTLSSRLPSA